The genomic window GCGGCTGGAAGTTCAATTGTCTTTCGGCAATTCTTCTCCATCTCGTCGCATTTCGGTTCACTCCGCGATCCATTCCAGTATTCAAATTCTCCTGATGTTGTGAAAATCACTTGTCGTTCAGAATCGGCTTGCGTCGATAATATAAACCCAAGTAAGATCAGCAGTAGAACCGCTTTCTTCATAATTCCTCCTTTCAACGGTTTGGTTCTTTTGAAATCGGATTTCACTGTCTGCTACAGTTGAATCCGATTTTTTTCTGCTAAGTTTTCAAACCATTTTCAGATTTGGAAACAAATACCTTACCCGGTATTTTCAGAGATCAACCAACTGAATTATTATAGCTACAATTCAACAGACGTCAATAATTTTTAACACGGTTTTTTGAAAATGGACTTGACTTTTACTTTTCTTTGCTATATATTATTACGTGATGTTAAACACGGAAATTTATACCCATGTAAGCAGAAAAAATCTGGGAAAGATAGTAAGCCCAATCGATACCATAAATCTTAATAAAGAAGGCGGGAGGTGACAATGTTTATAAAATCAAAAGATTTCGTTAGTTTTTCCAGAGGAAGTATATCTGCACCAAGTGCGGATATCACCCCCAAATGGTATCATATCAGCACAAAGAGTGCGGATATACCCAAGTTATCTGAAATAAATTTTATCTGTAAATACTTTAAAATATAGAGGTGGTAAAAATGATTGTGTTAATAACCTTAATTTCAGCTTCAATTCAAGTTGCGATTTTTTCAGCAATACCTTTGATTTTTTACCTCGTGAAACATAAGAAAATAAGTGGCTTTTTAAAGTATATTGGATTAATTAAACCGGAGAGAAAATCTATTCCAATCTCAATAGTTGTAGCACTGTTATACTTTGGTGGTTCTTGGCTGGTGTATTGGAAACTTGGGCTACTTGATACTCTTAGGGCTGGAGGTTTAGTCGGTGGAGCTATACAACAAATGGGGCTTTGTGTGAATGCGATATTGATTGTTTTAATCAAATCAATAGTGGCAACAGCAATGTCAGAAGAAATTTTATTCAGGGGTTTTCTTGGAAAAAGGTTTATTAATTTAATAGGATTTAGTTATGGAAATCTTTTGCAAAGTATATTATTTGGTTTAATGCATGGGGTATTATTCTGGGGGATAATTAGAAATATGGTTGCAATAACAGCGATAGTATTGCTTACAGGGACAATTGGTTATTTAATGGGATATATAAATGAAAAGGTGGGAAACGGCAGTATCGTTCCGAGCTGGATAACACACTCGTTAGCTAATGTGATGACTATCCTTTTCTTTATTTAAGGATATATAAATTTACTTCCGATAACAGAGCGTATCTG from candidate division WOR-3 bacterium includes these protein-coding regions:
- a CDS encoding CPBP family intramembrane metalloprotease, which produces MIVLITLISASIQVAIFSAIPLIFYLVKHKKISGFLKYIGLIKPERKSIPISIVVALLYFGGSWLVYWKLGLLDTLRAGGLVGGAIQQMGLCVNAILIVLIKSIVATAMSEEILFRGFLGKRFINLIGFSYGNLLQSILFGLMHGVLFWGIIRNMVAITAIVLLTGTIGYLMGYINEKVGNGSIVPSWITHSLANVMTILFFI